The genome window GGGCCGTGGCCGCCGCCGTCGCCGCCGCGACGGCCGACCTCGACGGCCCGACTGCGGTGTTCCTGTCGCCCGCGGCCGTCGCCAACGTCGTCGCGACGTCGGGCGACCTGACGGACGACGACGAGCGGGCGCTCGCGCGCGTCGGCCTCCTGCTCTCGGCCGGCGCACCCGTGGGCGAGGGGTTGCTCGCGGCGATCGGGGACCTGCTGCCCGCGGCCGTGCCGCACACGCCGTACGGCATGACCGAGGGGCTGCTGCTCACGGACGTGACGCTCGAGGAGATCCGTGCGGCCGGGGACGGCGGTGCGGCGGGCGGGGTGTGCGTCGGGCGGCCCGCCCCCGCGGTGACGGTCCGGATCAGCGCGCTCGACGCCGACGGCCGCGCGACCGGGCTCCTCTCGGCGACACCCGGCGTGACCGGGGAGATCGTCGTCGCGGCGCCGCACGTCAAGGACCACTACGACCGGCTGTGGCTGACGGACCGCGAGAGCCGGCGGGGGACACCGGACGGTGACGGCTCCGCACGGTCCGACGTCGACGGCGACGTCGCATCGGGCGCCCGCTGGCACCGGACCGGCGACGTCGGGCGGCTCGACGACGCGGGCAGGCTGTGGGTCGAGGGTCGTCTCGCGCACGTCGTCGTCACCGCCGACGGGCCCGTCACACCCGTCGGTCCCGAGCAGCGTGCGCAGTCCGTGCCCGGCGTCGCGCGTGCGGGCGTCGTCGGCGTCGGACCGCGCGGCACGCAGCAGGTCGTCGTCGTGGTCGAGACGGACCGGGGTGCGCGTCGGCCGTCGCTCGCGACGCCCGAGCTCACGGCGGCCGTGCGCGCGGCGGTCGGGCGGGACGTCGCGGCCGTGCTCGTCGTGCCCGACCTGCCGACGGACGTCCGCCACAACTCCAAGATCGACCGCGCGCGGCTCGCGCGCTGGGCCGAGGGCGTCCTCGCGGGCGGCCGGATGGGACCGCCATGAGGGTCCTCGTCACGGGCGCGTCCGGGCTCCTGGGACGGACCACCGCCGCGCACGTCCGCGACGCCGGGCACGACGTGCGCACGTTCCAGCGCCGCCCCAGCGGCGTCGACGGCGTGCACGACGTCCTCGGCTCGGTCACCGACCCCGACGACGTGGACCGTGCCGTGCGGGGCGTCGACGCGCTCGTGCACCTCGCGGCGAAGGTGTCGCTCACCGGCGACGCGGCCGACTTCCGCCGGGTCAACGTCGACGGCACGCGCACGCTCCTCGACGCCGCCGCGCGGCACGGCGTCACCGACGTGGTCCACGTGTCCTCGCCGTCCGTCGCGCACACCGGCACCGCGATCGTCGGTCAGGACGCCTCCCCGGCGGACCCGCGGCACGCGCACGGCGCGTACGCGCGCACCAAGGCCGAGGCCGAGCGGCTGGCCCTCGGCGCCGACGGGCGGCTGCGGGTCGTGGCCGTCCGCCCGCACCTCGTCTGGGGGCCGGGTGACGAGCAGCTCGTCGCGCGCATCGTCGAGCGGGCCCGCGCCGGGCGGCTGCCGCTGCTGGGCCACGGCGCCGCGCTCATCGACACGACCTACCTCGACAACGCCGCGTCCGCGCTGGTCGCGGCGCTGCACCGGCTCGCCGACGACGACGGCGTAGTGCGTGGGCAGGCCTACGTCGTGACGAACGGCGAGCCGCGCACGGTCGCGGAGATGCTCGCCGGCATCTGCGCCGCTGCGGGCGTCCCGGCGCCCACGCGCCGCGTGCCGGGCGCGGTGGCGAGGGCGGCGGGCGGCGCGGTCGAGGCCGCCTGGGCGCGGCTGCCGCTGCGCAGCGCCGACGGTGAGCCGCCCATGACGCGGTTCCTCGCCGAGCAGCTGTCGACCGCCCACTGGTTCGACCAGCGCCGCACGCGCGCCGACCTGCGGTGGCGTCCCGAGGTGTCGGTGGACGAGGGGCTGCTCCGCCTCGCGCAGGCTGCGGGGGTGGCGCGCCCGGAGCACTGAGGTGGACCATGGCCTCGTCCGGAGGAGGGAGCGCGCATGTCGGAGACGTACCCCGTGGTCGTGGGGGCGGGGAGCCTGCGCTCGTCGGAGCCGGGCGCGACGACGGTCCCGCACCGGTGGACCTCGCAGGGCGTGACGGTCGAGGCGCCGTTCACCGGCGCGCACCTGCTGCACACGGCCGTCGCCGGCTGCGTCCTCAACGATCTCTACCGTGAGGCGGACCGCCTGGGCGTCGTGCTGCAGGGCGTGCGCGTCGCCGCGCGGGGCGGCTTCGACGGCGCCTGGGAGTCCACCGGCATCACGTACGCGGTCGACCTCGACACCACGTCCGCCGCGACGGACGTGGAACGTCTGCTCGCCGTGGTGGACGACGTCGCCGAGATCCCCCGCGCGGTCAGGGCCGGGGCGGCCGTGACGCGCGTGACCACGTCCTCGTGAGCGTGGCGGGCCCCGCGCCGGCTACTCAGCGGTAAGATTCCGTCCAGTCGGTGATGGAGCTAGGCCAGGACCGTGCCCCGTGAGCGTTCACGGAGGCGTCCGGCCGCGTGGCACCACCGACGTCAGCACGGACCCGTAGGTGGCGCGCACGGGGGGAAGCTGCGCGGCTGCACGGCGCGCTCGCCCCGAGGAGCTCTTGTCCCGGCGGCACGGGGCGCTGCCCTGGCGCGACCGGTCCTGGTTGGCGGTGGCACGGCGGGCTGCACCGCGGTCGCGGTGCGCACAGGCGCGAAGGAGGAGATGTGGCACGAGCAGGCCAGCGCGGCTCCGGTCGTGCACGCGGCGACGCGGGCACGCAGCGTCGCCGTCCTGCACGCCCCGCGGAGCAGGGCATCGTCCCGGTGCTCGCGGGTCTCGCACGTGAGGTCGACGCCGAGGTGAAGCGGCCGCCGACGCGTGCGACGGTACGGACGAAGTTCCAGGTCGTCGCGCTGCTGGTGCGCGAGGAGCGCGCGCGCGTCATGGCCGACACCACGCTGACCCAGGCGCGACGGACCGAGCAGCTCAAGCGGCTCGACGGGGTCGCGACGCAGCTGGCCAAGACCGCGGCCCGGGACACCTCGCTGCTCGAGCTGCTCGCCGACGACGCCCGGGTCTCCGATGCCGCCCGCGCCTACCGCGCGACCGTCATGCGCGCCGGCGGTCTGGAGCCGCCCGAGGAGCCCGAGCCCGCTGCCCCGCCCGCACCGGTGCCCGGCGCCGAGAAGCGCGTCGTGCCGCGGTCGGTCATCTCCCACCAGCTCGCCAACCCGTTCCTCGCGCCCGACTTCGAGGCCGCCGCCCAGCGGATCGTCGCGCGCCCCCGGCGGCTCGCCGGCTGGGAGCTGCTCGAGCCGCTCTTCCGGTCCTTCGAGGACGCGACGCCCGGCGCGCCGGCGTGCATGAAGCTGCCCGAGCCCCGCTTCGTGCCGACGCCCCCCGGCCGCGAGCTCATGCCGCACCAGGCGCAGGTCGTCGCCGCGGCCGTGCGCGGCCACCGCACGTTCCTGCTCGCCGACGAGCCCGGCCTCGGCAAGACCGCGCAGGCGCTGCTCGCCGCGCAGGCCGCCGACGCGTTCCCGCTCCTGGTCGTCGTCCCCAACGTCGTCAAGACCAACTGGGCGCACGAGGTCGGCCTGTGGACGCCGCTGCGTCGCGCCACCGTCGTCCACGGCGACGGTGACGACGTCGACGCGTTCGCGGACGTCGTGATCGTCAACTACGACATCCTGGACCGGCACGTCGGCTGGCTCGGCGACCACGGCTTCCGCGGCATGGTCGTCGACGAGGCGCACTTCATCAAGAACACCGGCTCGCAGCGATCGAAGCACGTCCTCGCGCTGTCCGAGCGGATCCGCGAGCGCATGGCCCGGCCGCTGCTGATGGCCCTCACGGGGACCCCGCTCATCAACGACATCGAGGACTTCCGCGCGATCTGGCAGTTCCTCGGCTGGATCGACGAGACCAAGCCGCTCGGCGCGCTGATGACCGCGCTCGAGGACACCGGGCTGACGCCGGCCGACCGCGGGTTCTCCGCCGCGGCGCGCGCCGCCGTCATCGACATGGGCATCGTGCGTCGCCGCAAGGCCGACGTGGTCGCCGACATCCCCGCCCGCCGGGTGGCGGACCTGCCCGTCGAGCTCGACGGCGCCGTCGGCCGCTCGATCCGCGCCGCCGAGGCCGTCCTCACCCAGCGGCTGGTCAGCCGGTACCGCGCCGCACTGGAGGCGCGTGGGGGAGACCTCGCCGTCGACGGGGTCGACGTCGACCTGGCGCGCCGGGTCGCCGCGTCCGAGCTCAAGGACGCGAGCTCCAAGACGGGCGGCGAGAACGTCTTCACCATGGTCCGCCGGATCGGCCAGGCCAAGGCCGGGCTCGCCGCGGACTACGCGGCGCAGCTCGCGCGCAACGTCGGCAAGGTCGTGTTCTTCGC of Cellulomonas dongxiuzhuiae contains these proteins:
- a CDS encoding NAD-dependent epimerase/dehydratase family protein, with the translated sequence MRVLVTGASGLLGRTTAAHVRDAGHDVRTFQRRPSGVDGVHDVLGSVTDPDDVDRAVRGVDALVHLAAKVSLTGDAADFRRVNVDGTRTLLDAAARHGVTDVVHVSSPSVAHTGTAIVGQDASPADPRHAHGAYARTKAEAERLALGADGRLRVVAVRPHLVWGPGDEQLVARIVERARAGRLPLLGHGAALIDTTYLDNAASALVAALHRLADDDGVVRGQAYVVTNGEPRTVAEMLAGICAAAGVPAPTRRVPGAVARAAGGAVEAAWARLPLRSADGEPPMTRFLAEQLSTAHWFDQRRTRADLRWRPEVSVDEGLLRLAQAAGVARPEH
- a CDS encoding OsmC family protein, which produces MSETYPVVVGAGSLRSSEPGATTVPHRWTSQGVTVEAPFTGAHLLHTAVAGCVLNDLYREADRLGVVLQGVRVAARGGFDGAWESTGITYAVDLDTTSAATDVERLLAVVDDVAEIPRAVRAGAAVTRVTTSS
- a CDS encoding DEAD/DEAH box helicase; translation: MARAGQRGSGRARGDAGTQRRRPARPAEQGIVPVLAGLAREVDAEVKRPPTRATVRTKFQVVALLVREERARVMADTTLTQARRTEQLKRLDGVATQLAKTAARDTSLLELLADDARVSDAARAYRATVMRAGGLEPPEEPEPAAPPAPVPGAEKRVVPRSVISHQLANPFLAPDFEAAAQRIVARPRRLAGWELLEPLFRSFEDATPGAPACMKLPEPRFVPTPPGRELMPHQAQVVAAAVRGHRTFLLADEPGLGKTAQALLAAQAADAFPLLVVVPNVVKTNWAHEVGLWTPLRRATVVHGDGDDVDAFADVVIVNYDILDRHVGWLGDHGFRGMVVDEAHFIKNTGSQRSKHVLALSERIRERMARPLLMALTGTPLINDIEDFRAIWQFLGWIDETKPLGALMTALEDTGLTPADRGFSAAARAAVIDMGIVRRRKADVVADIPARRVADLPVELDGAVGRSIRAAEAVLTQRLVSRYRAALEARGGDLAVDGVDVDLARRVAASELKDASSKTGGENVFTMVRRIGQAKAGLAADYAAQLARNVGKVVFFAKHIDVMDVAEQTFADRGIRYASIRGDQTPRARAKNVAAFVDDPEVSIVVCSLTAAGVGLNLQVASNLVLAELSWTFAEQTQAIDRIHRIGQDEPVTAWRIVAAQTIDSRIAELIDSKSGLAARALDGAGEDEDGSSSDVQVEALVGMLKDALAADDVI